In a genomic window of Polycladomyces abyssicola:
- a CDS encoding class I SAM-dependent methyltransferase — MLVTTSFHPHAGQREEARHLARRLGMPYVDRERFPLVELMERNGADSAVVVTREGWHWEDREGRQFFFHPNMSVPRIKQLRQGNSDPLVTVSGMQPGDRVLDCTLGMGADAVVSAFVTGQTVTGLESQPVIAELVAHGLKTYPAKNEELKKAMRSIEVICTDYRKFLPQCADRSYDIILFDPMFRETVRASSGVQPLRLLANMDPLDPETVRHAVRVARKTVVLKERPQSGEFERLGFEIVKQSARFALGVIRVEGGRE, encoded by the coding sequence ATGCTGGTGACCACGTCTTTTCATCCGCATGCCGGACAAAGGGAGGAGGCGCGTCATCTGGCCCGTCGGCTGGGTATGCCCTATGTTGACCGGGAGCGTTTTCCTCTGGTGGAGTTGATGGAGCGAAACGGCGCCGATTCGGCAGTGGTGGTGACGCGGGAGGGATGGCACTGGGAAGATCGCGAAGGGCGGCAGTTCTTTTTTCACCCCAATATGTCCGTCCCGCGGATCAAACAACTGCGACAAGGAAACTCCGACCCGTTGGTAACTGTCAGCGGGATGCAACCCGGAGATCGGGTGCTGGATTGCACCTTGGGGATGGGGGCGGACGCCGTCGTCTCCGCCTTTGTCACCGGGCAAACCGTGACCGGCTTGGAAAGCCAGCCGGTCATCGCCGAACTGGTGGCCCACGGCCTGAAGACATATCCGGCGAAAAATGAGGAATTGAAAAAGGCGATGCGTTCCATTGAAGTGATTTGTACCGATTATCGGAAGTTTTTGCCGCAATGTGCGGATCGCTCCTACGATATCATTCTTTTTGATCCCATGTTTCGTGAAACGGTACGCGCATCCAGCGGGGTTCAGCCGCTCCGTCTGTTGGCCAATATGGACCCGCTGGACCCGGAGACGGTACGTCACGCGGTTCGGGTGGCCCGCAAGACGGTCGTGCTGAAAGAGCGGCCACAAAGCGGCGAGTTTGAACGATTGGGCTTTGAAATCGTGAAACAATCCGCTCGTTTCGCACTGGGCGTGATCCGGGTTGAAGGAGGGAGGGAATGA
- the mutL gene encoding DNA mismatch repair endonuclease MutL, protein MGKIRILDDHLANQIAAGEVVERPASVVKELVENAIDADADRIAVQLEEGGIRSIRVSDNGCGMDREDAQLAFARHATSKIRRERDLFAIRTLGFRGEALPSIASVSRLTLTTQDGSDQPAIRLKLEGGETVSIEETSRSRGTDVWVEDLFYNTPARLKYLKTVNTEVSHVADVIGRLALAHPNRAFSLRHNQRELFRTPGDGKLIHVIHALYGKQVASHMVPLEAEDPDFRLTGLVARPEVTRSNRSYLSIILNGRYIRSVPLVQAVLQAYDTLLPVGRYPIGVLCVETDPKLVDVNVHPAKLEVRISKEKTLYDLIVQSVHQALHRQVLVPKVEKKPNGPTVKKTQVVQERLSFDRPAGRSESEGYPSLSRPVREDRVYEPSSVRQEKTEPVSHVLPEQATAPDPIPSQETPQKSPVPVQEPEEKSRFPMMEPLTQVHGTYIVAQSEDGFYLIDQHAAHERIYYERFLRRMKETDPEQQPLLVPMTVECTLSEAETIRSKLDDLRALGLEVEPFGGTTFLVRSHPRWFPEGQEESIIREIVDWLKEHGRVDTVRLRDASAKLMACKAAIKANRHLRREEMEHLLEELGACDNPFTCPHGRPILVHFSTYEIEKMFKRVM, encoded by the coding sequence ATGGGAAAAATCCGCATTTTGGACGATCATTTGGCCAACCAGATCGCAGCGGGAGAAGTGGTGGAGCGGCCGGCTTCCGTGGTGAAAGAGTTGGTGGAAAACGCCATCGATGCGGATGCGGATCGGATCGCGGTTCAGTTGGAGGAAGGTGGTATCCGCTCGATCCGCGTTTCCGACAACGGTTGCGGTATGGACCGGGAGGACGCGCAACTGGCTTTCGCCCGGCATGCCACAAGCAAGATTCGCCGAGAGCGGGATCTGTTTGCCATCCGCACATTGGGTTTTCGCGGAGAGGCACTGCCCAGTATTGCCTCCGTATCCCGACTGACACTGACCACCCAGGATGGGTCGGACCAACCCGCCATCCGGCTCAAGCTGGAAGGGGGCGAAACGGTCTCGATTGAGGAAACGTCCCGTTCCCGTGGAACGGATGTGTGGGTGGAAGATCTGTTTTACAATACGCCGGCTCGTTTGAAATACCTGAAAACCGTCAACACTGAGGTTAGTCACGTAGCCGATGTGATTGGCCGGTTGGCGTTGGCACATCCGAATCGGGCATTTTCGCTTCGCCATAACCAACGCGAATTGTTCCGGACACCCGGTGACGGGAAACTGATACACGTCATCCATGCCTTGTATGGCAAGCAAGTGGCATCCCACATGGTGCCGCTCGAAGCGGAAGATCCGGATTTCCGCCTGACGGGGTTGGTGGCCCGTCCCGAGGTGACCCGGTCCAATCGCTCATATTTGTCCATCATTCTGAACGGACGCTATATCCGCAGTGTTCCATTGGTACAGGCGGTATTACAAGCGTATGACACGCTGTTGCCGGTAGGGCGTTATCCGATCGGTGTGCTGTGCGTGGAGACGGATCCCAAACTGGTGGATGTCAATGTACATCCCGCCAAGCTGGAAGTACGCATCAGCAAGGAAAAAACGCTGTACGACCTGATCGTGCAGTCGGTTCACCAGGCATTGCACCGGCAGGTACTTGTCCCCAAAGTGGAGAAGAAACCGAATGGACCGACGGTGAAAAAAACACAAGTAGTGCAGGAACGGTTGTCCTTTGACCGCCCCGCTGGACGGTCCGAATCGGAAGGGTATCCGTCATTGTCGCGCCCGGTGAGGGAAGACCGGGTATACGAACCGTCTTCCGTCCGGCAGGAGAAGACGGAACCCGTTTCCCACGTTTTGCCTGAGCAAGCGACAGCCCCGGATCCGATCCCATCACAGGAAACACCACAGAAGTCGCCTGTCCCTGTGCAGGAGCCGGAGGAGAAATCCCGTTTTCCGATGATGGAACCATTGACGCAAGTGCACGGCACCTATATTGTGGCGCAGTCGGAAGACGGTTTCTATCTGATCGATCAACATGCGGCGCATGAACGGATTTACTATGAGCGCTTTCTTCGCCGCATGAAAGAAACCGATCCCGAACAACAGCCCCTGTTGGTGCCGATGACGGTGGAATGTACGCTGTCCGAGGCGGAAACGATCCGAAGCAAGCTGGACGATTTACGCGCGCTCGGATTGGAAGTGGAACCTTTCGGAGGAACCACGTTTCTCGTACGTTCCCATCCGCGTTGGTTTCCAGAAGGACAGGAGGAGTCGATCATCCGTGAGATCGTGGATTGGCTCAAGGAACACGGTCGAGTGGATACGGTTCGCCTCCGGGACGCCAGTGCCAAGCTGATGGCGTGCAAAGCGGCGATCAAGGCCAACCGCCACCTGCGTCGGGAGGAGATGGAACACTTGCTCGAGGAGTTGGGGGCATGCGACAATCCGTTCACCTGTCCGCATGGCCGACCGATTCTTGTGCATTTTTCCACCTATGAAATCGAAAAGATGTTTAAGCGGGTGATGTGA
- the mutS gene encoding DNA mismatch repair protein MutS, translating into MAKYTPMMEQYLSIKAEYPDAFLFFRLGDFYEMFFEDAIKAAEELEITLTSRDGGKERVPMCGVPYHSAEAYIERLIEKGYKVAICEQVEDPKAAKGVVKREVVRVITPGTVIEEKMLADKENNFLVALATDGRAHALAAGDLSTGEWYVTQLEGTLDRLMDETSAYRPKEVLLDPALAGNRHFQKRLSMRLGCLFTPMSEEKLGATGELEAALAQQFPSAKEVFTTALLVRAGGMLLRYLQDTQKRSLRHLNRVRRYDARQFMILDEAARRNLELTATLKDGRRQGSLLWLLDQTATAMGSRMLRQWLDKPLVNKEAIEERQDAVQAFLDDLLLLEEVRERLKEVYDLERLAARIAYGSANARDLQALRRSLEALPALQQVLARMDCPPLRMMGEHMDVCPDVAELIAKAIEDDPPVSVKEGGLIREGYHPYLDRLRTAQREGKNWITQLERREREATGIKSLKVGYNKVFGYYIEVTKANLRHLPEGRYVRKQTLANAERFITPELKEKEQLILEAEEKSVELEYQLFTEVREQVARQIPRLQTLAEQVARLDALQSLAAVADRYRYVRPVIRTDGRLRIEAGRHPVVEAANREEPFVANDTEMNPEDRQILLITGPNMAGKSTYMRQVALITVMAQIGSFVPAKRAEIPIVDRIFTRIGAADDLVGGRSTFMVEMAETCQALTQATKQSLILLDEVGRGTSTYDGMSLAHAIVEYIHDHVGAKTLFSTHYHELTRLEETLPRVVNVHARCVEKDGKVVFLHRIEPGRADRSYGIQVAELAGLPKEVIQRAKVILDELEGQAETAAAVQQLELFPAVPEPEAQTEKAPEPALGETEREVLKELAEWDLMGSTPLDAMQLIHRLQQRLKSSRV; encoded by the coding sequence TTGGCCAAATATACGCCGATGATGGAACAGTACTTATCGATTAAGGCAGAGTATCCGGATGCCTTTTTATTTTTCCGTTTGGGCGATTTTTACGAGATGTTTTTTGAGGATGCGATAAAAGCAGCCGAGGAGCTGGAAATTACGCTGACCTCACGCGACGGCGGGAAAGAACGGGTGCCGATGTGCGGTGTACCGTATCATTCCGCTGAGGCGTATATCGAGCGTTTGATCGAAAAAGGATACAAAGTCGCTATCTGTGAACAGGTGGAAGACCCCAAAGCGGCCAAAGGCGTGGTCAAGCGCGAAGTGGTTCGAGTGATCACGCCGGGCACTGTCATTGAGGAAAAAATGCTGGCCGACAAAGAAAACAACTTTTTGGTGGCACTCGCTACCGACGGCCGTGCGCATGCGTTGGCGGCCGGGGATCTTTCGACCGGCGAATGGTACGTGACCCAGCTGGAAGGGACGCTGGACCGGTTGATGGATGAAACCAGCGCGTACCGCCCCAAGGAAGTGCTGCTCGACCCCGCATTGGCGGGGAACCGTCATTTTCAAAAGCGGCTTAGCATGCGGCTGGGATGTTTGTTCACCCCGATGAGTGAGGAGAAACTGGGAGCCACTGGTGAACTGGAGGCGGCATTAGCCCAACAATTTCCTTCAGCAAAAGAGGTCTTCACAACAGCGCTCCTGGTCCGGGCGGGCGGCATGCTGCTTCGCTATCTACAGGATACGCAGAAACGATCACTGCGCCACCTCAATCGGGTTCGACGATATGATGCCCGTCAGTTCATGATTCTGGACGAAGCGGCCCGGCGCAATCTGGAGCTGACCGCTACGTTGAAAGACGGTCGGCGTCAAGGATCGTTGCTCTGGTTGTTGGACCAGACGGCGACCGCGATGGGGAGTCGGATGTTGCGCCAATGGTTGGACAAGCCTTTGGTGAACAAAGAGGCGATCGAGGAACGGCAGGATGCGGTACAAGCGTTTCTGGACGATCTGTTGTTGTTGGAGGAAGTCCGGGAACGATTGAAGGAAGTGTATGATCTGGAGCGGTTAGCCGCCCGGATCGCGTACGGTTCGGCCAATGCCCGGGATTTACAAGCGCTTCGCCGTTCACTGGAGGCGCTTCCCGCACTGCAGCAGGTGTTGGCTCGGATGGATTGCCCACCGCTTCGGATGATGGGGGAACACATGGATGTGTGCCCCGATGTGGCGGAGCTGATCGCCAAGGCGATTGAGGATGATCCCCCGGTTTCGGTCAAAGAGGGCGGCTTGATCCGGGAAGGTTACCATCCCTATTTGGATCGGTTGCGGACGGCGCAAAGGGAAGGGAAGAATTGGATCACCCAGTTGGAGCGTCGCGAGCGGGAAGCGACGGGCATCAAGTCGCTCAAAGTGGGTTACAACAAGGTATTTGGTTACTATATCGAGGTGACCAAGGCCAATCTCCGCCATTTGCCGGAAGGTCGATATGTACGGAAGCAGACCTTGGCCAACGCCGAGCGGTTCATCACGCCGGAGCTGAAGGAAAAGGAACAGCTAATCCTGGAAGCGGAAGAAAAATCGGTCGAACTGGAGTACCAGCTGTTCACCGAGGTCCGCGAACAGGTGGCCCGGCAAATTCCGCGGCTGCAAACGCTCGCCGAACAAGTGGCGCGGTTGGATGCGTTGCAGTCACTTGCCGCCGTGGCTGACCGTTATCGGTATGTCCGTCCGGTCATCCGTACAGACGGCCGCTTGCGGATCGAAGCGGGGCGGCACCCGGTGGTGGAAGCGGCCAACCGGGAAGAGCCGTTCGTGGCCAACGATACGGAGATGAATCCGGAAGACCGGCAGATCTTGCTGATCACCGGTCCCAACATGGCCGGAAAGAGCACCTATATGCGCCAGGTGGCCCTGATCACGGTGATGGCGCAAATCGGCAGTTTCGTTCCTGCGAAGCGGGCGGAAATCCCCATCGTAGACCGGATCTTCACGCGGATTGGTGCAGCGGACGATCTGGTCGGGGGCAGGAGCACGTTTATGGTGGAGATGGCGGAGACGTGTCAGGCGCTGACCCAGGCGACAAAACAAAGTTTGATCCTGCTGGACGAAGTGGGACGCGGTACCTCTACATATGACGGCATGTCCCTTGCACATGCGATCGTGGAATACATTCATGATCATGTGGGGGCAAAAACCCTGTTCTCCACGCACTATCATGAGTTGACCCGGTTGGAGGAAACGCTTCCCCGGGTGGTGAATGTGCACGCCCGATGCGTGGAAAAGGACGGAAAAGTGGTCTTCCTCCACCGGATCGAACCGGGACGTGCTGACCGCAGTTACGGGATCCAGGTGGCTGAGTTGGCCGGATTACCGAAGGAAGTGATCCAACGGGCCAAAGTGATTTTGGACGAGCTGGAAGGACAGGCGGAAACAGCCGCCGCGGTTCAGCAGTTAGAGTTGTTTCCTGCGGTGCCCGAACCGGAGGCGCAAACGGAAAAGGCCCCCGAACCGGCCTTGGGAGAAACGGAGCGGGAAGTGCTGAAGGAGCTTGCCGAGTGGGATCTGATGGGCTCCACCCCCTTGGATGCGATGCAGTTGATTCACCGTCTGCAACAACGACTGAAATCCAGTCGGGTTTAG
- a CDS encoding putative amidoligase domain-containing protein, which translates to MSSLTLPCRQCDDKQWIRSEAISAERVLSPSIRFELSNEPIAFSESMLVLNDENVVERIRKREIKTGVLKLHGISFATARMRLLRQYIVVVFQTETPLMYRSKGSSVWLAQEKNPQRVTYERVPLGEKNREVKKVQQLAVRSLYALGLDYGVVKVGTLPGRKLVVVDVIPDPRLNTQMEDVFVHEIYRYVQKLGETAVKPESVMLGADPEFIMKHASGQLALASQYFPRFGKVGCDEIWHGQNRANKPLVEIRPQPTPEPRTLVVRIYQGLITAAKKVKTANVVWLAGGLPCAGYPLGGHIHFSGIVLNFKLLRALDNYLALPLVLVEDPNGVKRRPKYGYLGDFRHQFHGGFEYRTLPSWLISPTVTKGVIAAAQLIASRYPYLQSEPLKRLSVQRAYYQGIKTDIQPLVKTLWEDLRGLSEYPGYAKFLDPFYEYLMSGKTWDEQKDIRKVWNIPPYRGPRKTAR; encoded by the coding sequence ATGAGTTCCCTCACTCTTCCATGTAGACAATGTGATGATAAGCAGTGGATTCGGAGTGAAGCGATTTCCGCAGAACGGGTTCTTTCCCCATCGATTCGATTTGAACTTTCGAATGAACCGATTGCGTTTTCCGAATCGATGTTGGTACTGAATGACGAGAATGTAGTGGAACGCATCCGCAAAAGGGAAATCAAAACAGGGGTTTTGAAGTTACACGGTATCTCCTTCGCCACTGCCCGTATGCGGCTGCTCAGGCAATATATAGTGGTCGTCTTTCAAACGGAAACACCGTTGATGTATCGATCCAAAGGCAGCTCGGTCTGGTTGGCGCAGGAAAAAAATCCCCAACGCGTTACATACGAACGCGTGCCCTTGGGAGAAAAAAATCGGGAAGTCAAGAAGGTTCAGCAATTGGCTGTGCGTTCCTTGTATGCGCTGGGATTGGATTACGGTGTCGTCAAAGTGGGGACGCTGCCGGGCAGAAAATTGGTTGTGGTGGACGTGATTCCCGATCCGAGGTTAAATACCCAAATGGAGGATGTGTTTGTTCACGAGATTTACAGATACGTCCAAAAATTAGGAGAAACCGCGGTCAAGCCCGAATCCGTCATGTTGGGAGCAGACCCCGAGTTTATCATGAAACATGCCAGTGGGCAACTGGCGTTGGCGTCTCAATATTTCCCCCGTTTCGGCAAGGTGGGATGCGATGAGATCTGGCACGGGCAGAATCGTGCCAATAAACCGTTGGTGGAGATTCGTCCACAACCCACACCCGAGCCGCGCACACTGGTGGTGCGGATTTACCAGGGGTTGATTACGGCTGCCAAAAAAGTGAAGACGGCCAATGTCGTGTGGTTGGCCGGTGGATTGCCGTGTGCCGGTTATCCGTTGGGCGGTCATATCCATTTCAGCGGCATTGTGCTCAATTTCAAACTGCTCAGAGCGTTGGACAACTATTTGGCGTTGCCGTTGGTGTTGGTGGAGGACCCCAATGGTGTCAAAAGACGGCCGAAATATGGTTATCTGGGAGATTTTCGTCATCAATTCCACGGTGGTTTCGAATACCGGACATTGCCCAGTTGGCTGATTTCACCCACCGTGACCAAAGGGGTGATTGCGGCTGCGCAACTGATTGCTTCCCGCTATCCCTATCTGCAGTCAGAACCGCTCAAAAGATTGTCCGTGCAACGGGCGTATTATCAAGGTATCAAAACCGACATCCAACCGCTGGTGAAAACATTGTGGGAGGATTTGCGCGGATTAAGTGAATACCCTGGTTATGCGAAGTTTTTGGATCCATTTTACGAGTATCTGATGTCTGGAAAAACATGGGATGAACAAAAAGACATTCGCAAGGTTTGGAACATCCCTCCCTACCGGGGCCCCCGGAAGACCGCCAGGTGA
- the cotE gene encoding outer spore coat protein CotE has translation MAKTDRDVQYRQIITKAICGRGRKFSQATHAIRPPDNISNILGAWIINHSYEAHRVGEVVEVMGNYDINIWYATKGNTKTDVAKETVRYVDQVPLNFYDRNLREDTISVNAVATQSPNCIEATIASSEDSVLVRVEREFLVEVTGETKICVACYPHDYEDLEDKEYGPSSLEADVQDFDDLDPDLVIDDLD, from the coding sequence ATGGCAAAAACAGATAGAGACGTGCAATATCGCCAAATCATCACCAAAGCTATCTGCGGCAGGGGTCGTAAGTTCTCCCAGGCAACGCACGCCATCCGCCCGCCGGACAATATCTCCAACATTTTGGGTGCTTGGATTATCAATCATTCATATGAAGCGCACCGTGTGGGTGAGGTTGTCGAGGTCATGGGAAACTACGACATTAACATCTGGTATGCCACCAAAGGCAATACCAAAACGGATGTGGCCAAGGAGACGGTTCGGTATGTCGATCAGGTGCCGCTTAACTTCTACGACCGTAATCTGCGGGAAGATACGATCAGCGTGAATGCGGTTGCCACGCAATCTCCCAATTGCATCGAGGCAACGATCGCTTCCAGCGAAGATTCCGTCTTGGTACGGGTGGAACGGGAGTTTCTCGTAGAAGTGACGGGGGAGACCAAAATTTGCGTCGCCTGCTATCCCCACGATTATGAAGACCTGGAAGACAAGGAGTATGGACCATCCTCGCTGGAAGCGGATGTGCAGGACTTTGACGATTTGGATCCCGATTTGGTCATCGACGATCTGGATTGA
- a CDS encoding RicAFT regulatory complex protein RicA family protein, with protein MDRILNNVHPILQTAAQLGRRLQQTEEISRFRQAEKQIQNSARVNGLIAEIKRKQKELVHAKHYQKTEYVRRLEQELKALQEEMENLPIVREYQQSQVEVNDLLQTIQQVLADAVSRKIDVEVGGDVSRSGCGSGGPCGCKGN; from the coding sequence ATGGATCGCATATTGAACAATGTCCATCCCATTTTGCAAACGGCGGCCCAGCTGGGGCGCCGCTTGCAGCAGACTGAAGAAATCAGCCGGTTTCGACAAGCGGAGAAACAAATCCAAAACAGCGCCCGTGTCAATGGATTAATTGCGGAGATCAAAAGAAAACAAAAAGAGTTGGTTCATGCCAAGCACTATCAAAAAACAGAATATGTCCGCCGTCTTGAACAGGAATTGAAAGCCTTGCAGGAAGAGATGGAAAATTTGCCGATTGTCCGGGAATATCAACAGAGCCAAGTGGAAGTGAATGATCTCCTGCAAACCATTCAGCAAGTGTTGGCCGATGCGGTCTCTCGTAAAATCGACGTGGAAGTGGGCGGAGATGTTTCCCGGAGTGGTTGTGGTAGCGGAGGCCCATGCGGATGTAAAGGCAATTGA
- the miaB gene encoding tRNA (N6-isopentenyl adenosine(37)-C2)-methylthiotransferase MiaB: MTQKVKDWERYFVPPDLKAAKKRGKQDVEVLQFGEIPEDMRRIGEGKYYLIRTYGCQMNVHDSETIAGILEMMGYRPTESEEQASVILLNTCAIRENAEDKVFGEIGRLKPLKMENPDLVLGMCGCMSQEEGVVNRILRQHPYVDLIFGTHNIHRLPFLLKESLFSKEMVVEVWSKEGDIVENLPKVREDGLKAWVNIMYGCDKFCTYCIVPYTRGKERSRRPEDVLAEIRELARKGYQEVTLLGQNVNAYGKDFKDRHYTFAHLMDDVRKIGIPRVRFTTSHPRDFDDHLIEVLAKGGNLVEHIHLPVQSGSSEILKMMARKYTREQYLELVRKIKAAIPNVSLTTDIIVGFPGETDEQFEETLSLVREVEFDSAFTFIYSPREGTPAAKMKDDVPMEVKKERLMRLNQLQDEISRRKNEALRGQVVEVLVEGESKKDPNVLSGRTRTNKLVNFTGPKHLIGRFAHVRIDEPKTHTLKGVWVEEAYSQVGM, encoded by the coding sequence ATGACCCAAAAAGTGAAGGATTGGGAGCGTTACTTCGTTCCGCCGGATCTGAAGGCGGCGAAGAAACGCGGCAAGCAGGACGTGGAAGTGCTTCAGTTTGGTGAGATACCGGAAGATATGCGCCGTATCGGCGAAGGAAAATATTATCTGATTCGCACTTACGGCTGTCAAATGAACGTGCATGACAGCGAGACGATCGCGGGTATCCTGGAAATGATGGGATATCGTCCCACGGAGTCGGAAGAACAGGCTTCCGTCATTTTGCTCAATACCTGTGCCATCCGCGAAAATGCGGAGGACAAAGTCTTCGGCGAGATCGGCCGGCTGAAACCGCTGAAGATGGAAAATCCCGACCTGGTATTGGGCATGTGCGGATGCATGTCCCAGGAAGAAGGTGTCGTCAACCGCATTTTGCGCCAGCATCCCTATGTGGACCTGATCTTCGGGACGCACAATATTCACCGCCTGCCCTTCTTGTTGAAAGAATCGCTCTTCAGCAAGGAGATGGTGGTGGAAGTTTGGTCCAAAGAAGGGGACATCGTCGAAAACCTGCCCAAGGTGCGCGAAGACGGTCTCAAGGCTTGGGTCAATATCATGTACGGTTGCGACAAGTTCTGTACGTATTGTATCGTACCTTACACGCGCGGAAAGGAACGCAGCCGTCGGCCGGAGGACGTATTGGCCGAGATTCGGGAACTGGCGCGGAAAGGATATCAGGAAGTCACCCTGCTGGGGCAAAATGTCAACGCGTACGGGAAGGATTTCAAAGATCGTCATTACACGTTCGCCCACCTGATGGACGACGTGCGCAAGATCGGCATTCCGCGCGTTCGTTTCACGACCAGCCATCCGCGTGATTTTGATGATCACCTGATTGAGGTGCTGGCCAAAGGCGGCAACCTGGTGGAGCACATTCATCTGCCGGTGCAGTCAGGCAGCAGTGAGATCCTCAAGATGATGGCGCGGAAATACACACGGGAACAATATCTGGAGTTGGTTCGCAAAATCAAGGCGGCCATTCCGAATGTGTCGTTGACGACTGACATTATCGTCGGTTTCCCGGGCGAAACGGACGAACAGTTCGAAGAAACGCTGTCACTGGTGCGTGAAGTGGAATTCGATTCGGCGTTTACGTTCATCTACTCTCCCCGGGAAGGAACCCCGGCGGCCAAGATGAAAGATGATGTGCCGATGGAAGTGAAGAAAGAGCGCCTGATGCGGCTCAACCAGTTGCAGGACGAGATCAGCCGCAGGAAAAACGAAGCACTCCGCGGCCAAGTGGTTGAGGTGCTGGTCGAAGGAGAAAGTAAAAAAGATCCCAATGTGCTGTCGGGACGGACACGGACCAACAAGTTGGTCAACTTCACCGGTCCGAAACACCTGATCGGCCGATTTGCCCATGTTCGGATCGATGAGCCGAAAACGCACACGCTGAAAGGAGTATGGGTGGAAGAAGCCTATTCTCAGGTGGGGATGTGA
- a CDS encoding diacylglycerol/lipid kinase family protein yields MIVNPVSGNGKGRKVWERVRPLLKQAGLPYRVYFTTGRGHATELSRQAVDSPQVKAVVAIGGDGTVHEVGNALVGTNVPLGYLPAGSGNDFAVAHRIPLDPLKAWDRVLRGKSRAVDTARIGERFMIGFMGIGFDAAVAKRVNESRWKRLGKFVYAGGVLREWSRFHPVNVQVTMDGILYDLDRVWLIAATHIPNYAGGMQICPGAKDDDGQLDICCVRDISRRNFLRLFPSVYRGTHVDHPFIEIQRARQFTVSSETPLLVHADGEVIGQTPITVTVLPRSLQVL; encoded by the coding sequence ATGATCGTCAACCCCGTCTCGGGCAACGGGAAAGGAAGGAAAGTATGGGAACGTGTACGCCCGTTGCTGAAGCAGGCGGGGCTCCCGTATCGAGTATACTTTACCACCGGGCGTGGTCACGCGACCGAGCTGTCCCGTCAAGCGGTGGATTCTCCTCAAGTAAAAGCGGTGGTGGCCATCGGCGGCGACGGAACGGTTCACGAGGTGGGCAACGCATTGGTAGGTACGAATGTCCCGCTCGGCTATCTTCCGGCCGGTTCGGGAAATGACTTTGCCGTCGCCCATCGCATTCCCCTCGATCCACTGAAAGCGTGGGATCGCGTATTGCGCGGTAAGAGCCGTGCGGTGGACACGGCGCGGATCGGGGAGCGTTTCATGATCGGTTTCATGGGGATCGGTTTTGATGCCGCGGTGGCCAAACGCGTAAATGAATCGCGCTGGAAACGCCTCGGAAAGTTTGTCTATGCGGGCGGTGTGTTGAGAGAATGGTCGCGATTTCATCCTGTAAATGTACAAGTCACGATGGACGGCATTTTGTACGATCTGGATCGGGTATGGTTGATTGCGGCGACCCATATTCCCAACTATGCGGGAGGAATGCAGATTTGTCCGGGTGCGAAAGATGACGACGGTCAGTTGGACATCTGTTGCGTAAGGGATATCTCTCGTCGCAACTTTTTGCGTCTGTTCCCCTCAGTATATCGGGGAACCCATGTGGATCATCCGTTTATTGAGATTCAACGCGCCAGGCAGTTCACGGTATCCTCTGAAACACCGCTCCTGGTTCACGCAGACGGTGAGGTCATCGGCCAAACCCCGATTACGGTAACTGTGTTGCCGCGGTCGTTGCAAGTACTGTAG